From Alloacidobacterium dinghuense:
GGTCGCATTTGACTTCACTCGCGCGCGAAACCACGCTTGTAGCGGTTGACATATCAACCACCCTAAATAACCTACGGTTGTCATGTCAACCTTAGATTGATACGCTTGCACTGACATGACGATAAAACCGCTATCCCCACAGGAACTTCGTGTCTGGCATGCCTTCAGGCTTATGCACGAAGATGTGCTGGCCCGCGTTGGCCGGGACATCGCGCAGGCGACCGGACTTTCAGGTCCTGAGTTTGGTGTACTGTCTCGTCTCGCTGCCCTTGGCAAAGGTGAAATGCGGCAACAAACGCTGGCCAGCATGATGGCCTGGGATAAGAGTCGTCTCTCGCATCAGCTGACGCGAATGCAGGAACGAGGGCTCATAGAGCGCCGCCGTACTGACGGGAAAACTGTCCTTGTTGCGCTTACCAAACTCGGCAGAGAAAAACTGGAAGCTGCCCGCCCGATACACGCGGCCTCAGTTCGGCGGAACCTGTTGTCGCGACTCACTCAGGAACAGATCGATACCATCGTGCGGGTGAGCAATCTTCTCGGTGAAGAAGACTAGCGCCCTTCCGTTTCGTAGTCCCAAAATGTTGTCAAGCCCTCCGGTTGTGGAACACCCCATTAAATTATTGAAACTATGGCACTTATTCCGCGTGCAAGCCTGCAGGGAATTATGGGGAAAAATGCTAGAATAGAAATTGAAGGAAAAAGAAAGCCCGCCAACCGATGGCGGGCTTTTTCATTTGTGCAGAAGAAGTCTAAAGAAAGAGGATCCGCAGCTAAGGGCAATGACTATGACGTCACACCCGACAATAAATGGGAGAATAGTTTACAGGTGACAGGCAGGAACAAGAGTCTATTACCGAGGGAA
This genomic window contains:
- a CDS encoding MarR family winged helix-turn-helix transcriptional regulator yields the protein MTIKPLSPQELRVWHAFRLMHEDVLARVGRDIAQATGLSGPEFGVLSRLAALGKGEMRQQTLASMMAWDKSRLSHQLTRMQERGLIERRRTDGKTVLVALTKLGREKLEAARPIHAASVRRNLLSRLTQEQIDTIVRVSNLLGEED